From Micromonospora echinaurantiaca:
CGGGCTCAAGGAGAGCCACCCGCACGACATCCAGATGACCGTCGAGGCGCCCAACTACCACACCCGCTGAACCCCCACCCCCAACCACCTGGAGTCCCCCATGCGTGACGTGGTCGAGATCGGGCTGGGTAAGACCGCGCAACGCGGCTACCACCTGGACGACATCGCCATCGTGCCGAGCCGCCGGACCCGGGACGTCGACGACGTCTCGACCAACTGGCAGCTCGACGCCTACCAGTTCGGCATCCCCTGCGTCGGGCACCCCTCCGACGCCACCATGAGCCCGGCCTCCGCGGTCCGGCTCGGCCAGCTCGGCGGCCTCGGCGTACTCAACGTCGAAGGGCTGTGGACCCGCTACGAGAACCCGACCAAGGTGCTCGAGGAGCTGGCCGCGCTCGACGAGGACGCCCGCGCCACCAAGCGGCTCCAGGAGGTGTACGCCGAGCCGATCCGCCCCGACCTGATCGCCGAGCGGGTCCGCGAGCTGCGTGCCGGTGGCGGGACGGTGGCCGTCCGGGTCTCCCCGCAGCACACTCTGGCGCTGGCTCCGGTGATCCTGGACGCCGGCGTGGACATCCTGGTCATCCAGGGCACCATCGTCTCCGCCGAGCACGTCTCGACCACCGACGAGCCGCTCAACCTCAAGGAGTTCATCGCCGACCTCGACCTGCCGGTCATCGTCGGCGGCTGCACCGACTACAAGACCGCGCTGCACCTGATGCGGACCGGCGCGGCCGGGGTGATCGTCGGCATCGGCGGCGACGAGTGGTCCACCACCGAGTCGGTGCTCGGCATCCGGGTGCCGATGGCCACCGCCATCGCGGACGCCGCGGCGGCCCGGCGCGACTACCTGGACGAGACCGGCGGCCGGTACGTGCACCTGATCGCCGACGGCGACCTGCAGACCTCCGGCGACATCGCCAAGGCGCTCGGCTGCGGCGCGGACGCGGTGATGCTCGGCGAGCCGCTGTCGCTCTGCACCGAGGCGCCGGCCGGCGGCGCCTGGTGGCACTCCGCCGCCAGCCACCCGTCGCTGCCGCGCGGCGCGTTCGAGGTGGCCGGCGAGCCGCTCGGCTCGATGGAGCAGCTGCTCTTCGGCCCGGCCGACGAGCCGGACGGGCAGCTCAACCTCTTCGGCGGGCTGCGCCGGGCGATGGCCAAGTGCGGCTACCGCGACCTCAAGGAGTTCCAGAAGGTCGGTCTGGTCCTCGACCGCTGACCCTGGACGGGTCCGGCCGAAGGCGGCCCGGACGCGCACCCGCCGCGAAGAGACACCACCCGCACCGGCCGCGCCGATAGGCTCGGCCGGTGCGCCGTACTCGT
This genomic window contains:
- a CDS encoding GuaB3 family IMP dehydrogenase-related protein; translation: MRDVVEIGLGKTAQRGYHLDDIAIVPSRRTRDVDDVSTNWQLDAYQFGIPCVGHPSDATMSPASAVRLGQLGGLGVLNVEGLWTRYENPTKVLEELAALDEDARATKRLQEVYAEPIRPDLIAERVRELRAGGGTVAVRVSPQHTLALAPVILDAGVDILVIQGTIVSAEHVSTTDEPLNLKEFIADLDLPVIVGGCTDYKTALHLMRTGAAGVIVGIGGDEWSTTESVLGIRVPMATAIADAAAARRDYLDETGGRYVHLIADGDLQTSGDIAKALGCGADAVMLGEPLSLCTEAPAGGAWWHSAASHPSLPRGAFEVAGEPLGSMEQLLFGPADEPDGQLNLFGGLRRAMAKCGYRDLKEFQKVGLVLDR